The DNA window ACAGGCATAAACTACTCTAGTACTCTTGCCTCCTCAAATATTATCAAGAGGTGATCCGGTGATTATTTCCGAACTCAGGAGAACAAATTATTATCACCAATTTGTCATTCAAAATAAACCATCATTAGCAACCTTTGCTGACACTCCAGTTCTGTTTCTCTGCTTCGCTGAGTCACTTGCACTTCCCTGTCACCCTAAGGGCACCAATTTATGGTCGACAATTTTTAAGCTCCCACCAGACTGGGACTTCATTTTTAATAAACTACATGATGCCAAAACAGTACTTAGAACATAGTAATTAAAAGTACTTGATCTAACCAACACCTAGAATACAAACTAACCACAGAATATTCGAAGCACCTCCGGACCTACTGTCAGATAATGACATGAGCCACTGGAACAGAAAAGGGACCAGAATTCAGTTCATTCATATGGTCAATTTTGGTGTTAATTGTAATAAACCTCTCGGTTTAACACTTTAACCTCCTTTACctaaaattgatcaaatataatttttttttgtacctTCAATAAATTGCAAGAGTTGTAAAACACTAAAAGCATTTAATCAAGCTCAGAACTTGTACTGATATACCTAAATGGCCAAAACAAGGAGGAGTTATTTAAAATCAAATTGATCAAACTATCCTCCAGAGAAGTATTTAGATACAAAGCTAAACATAACAAGAGTagatcttaaaaaaaaaaaaaaaacactatgCTAAGTTGCTAACTAAAATTACCCACTTAAGCAGCTCAGCAAAAAGCCTCTCTTATATATTTCTTCTTCACGTACCTTAATTATTTCCTTCATTAAAATCCAAAATTCCAGCATTGCCATCTTCAGGCCCCAACAGGCCACCAAAACTTCCCGTCATCATCACTGTCTCTTGACCTAGAAGCCCCAGAATGGAGCTGAACCCGGGTTCGACAAACAGGGCAGTTGGGCTTTTTCGTAAGCCAATTATCCACACAATTCAGGTGAAATAAATGGTTACAATCCGGCAGCTTCCGGCTAAGCTCTCCCTCCTTGAAACCCTCCAAGCAAATTGCACAATCCATTGTGGTCTGTTCTGATGCAGAGTAGTTAAGGTGCGGGAGGAGGTCATAGAGGTCTTGCATGGAATATAATGAGGAGGTGCGGGAAAAAGATCGGCGGGTTTGCCGGCGTCGGCGGTGGCGGTGGACCGCTGTGGTTGTGAGGAGGATGTGAAGGAGGACCAGGGCAGCGAAGCCTACAAAGATCAGTAACAAAGACAGGATGAATGTCATGATGATCCATTTgaggaagagaaaaaggagctttCTTGGGGCTGAATCCATCTTTCGTTTTCGATTTTGATGCAATTGATGAGGTGGCGCCGCTGGTGATTGAGGGTCGTTCTGGCCATGTTCATGGGGGCGCCGGTGGTAGTTTCCTGAGATTTCTTGGATGATTGGCATGTGGTGTTGGAATTTGTGAATTCCTCAATTCAAGATTTTAGAAATTCAGAACAAATAAAGTTCGTGACACTTATATATTTGTTGGTCTATAAACATGTAGGAGGAGAAATGGAAACGGAGGTTTTTTAAATGGAATGAAGTGAGATGAGAAGAAAAGAGCTGGAATCCTAGAGATTATTCAAGAGCAAAGGCCCCGTCGGTTTGTTTTGGGTTTTCTAggccttttcttttttgttctaGGATGGGGGTTTTTTTATTCCTTAAATTGGTATGTCATACGGTACAACCAGTAATGAACGAAGTACTATTTGATCTGCAGTGGACAAAGCATGGTAGGTTATACAATTGTTTGGTCAAAAAGGTCCAAGACTTGTTTGGTTTAGGATTAGAAATAATCATAGGATTCCGGACTAATCAGTCCATTAGATTGATTCCGCAAATCTTTAATAATATCTTTACCCCACTAATACAAAAGGTGATTTGAGCCTTAAAATCATTCAAGTGCTTTGCTGTGAAAGTTATCTGGGCACCAAATGTACTTTTCCAGATAGGATGGCAAAATGGAAGAGCTTTCCAGGCGCTCAATCCGAGGAGGTAAATAGTACCATCCTTTACAATTCATCAATTCGTAACAGTACTCTGTGATTTGTAAAAATGGTAACTTGTCGTCGTGCCACCACAGGCAATTGAAAATCAGCTTCACATGCGAACcaccaaaaaaaggaaaaaagaaaaagtatggTTCATTACTCATTCATTACCTCTTAATGATGAAATTCTTGAGAACCACGCAGTCAcgcacacaaaaaaaaaaaaaggtattgcTCGTTACTCTCATTCATTACCTCGTAATGATGAAATTTCGAGAATAAGTTGAGCTGTAAATCTTGAATTTATTATCAGAAGCAATCGGCCAAAAAACTAATAAGCCTCTTGATTAGTTTCAGCATACATcaattaatttgttttttttttttggtttttggtttTTGGCCATATCATCCCCCACCCCTTTTAATACTATCAAGTTTCAACGAACTGTATGGCAGTTCCAGCTTCTCAGGCCTAAAATTGTTgaagtttgtttttctttctttcttttttgttttttcatcaGATGCTTGTCGGATTTGATGAACACGGTTCGAGAAAATGTTTGCCAAGCAAACACTCAACTAGTACGCTGATTCGTAGCTGCTGGTTTCTTTAACTGACGCGTCAAGTTGCAGCCCGTTGTTTCCTGGTTGCCAGGGATATGGATGGGGATGAGGATGGAGCAGTCACGAGAATGCGGAAAAGACATCTGCGGGATTGGAATAAATACGTACACATGGTAACAGTTGTAGGTTGTTTCTTTCCGCCCTTTCATTGCCGTCGCAGGTCCCGAAGTTGTGGACGTGATAGCTAATTTGTCTGTTTGCTGGATAGAAAATTTGCATGTCCGCTAGAAGAAATTTAACGTTCATACAAAACACACTCGGATAGAGCCCATGGTAGTATTCCAATTTTTCACATGATATAGATTTTGTTTCATTATCAGAAAATTGAACTTTTATactaattcaagaaaaaaaaaaaacaaaagaacgaAAAATGACTATTATTTTGGGATTGAGAGAGACAGTTCATTTCGAAATGGAAGGCGAGTTTAtggtattaaaaaaaaaatgctcaagTAAACGCGGTGGTTTACGGCCGCATTTACATCGAATATGTAGTATTTttaatagttttatttttttttttggagataaAATAGAAGCTAGTATTATCAATAAACTAGTCAGAAATAGTATAAACCTATAATATATTTTCTTCCATCATAATAGTTATTTTCAGTTTTTCATAACTCTATAGCTCACATAGTGGAGCACTAAACCTAGTCTATCTAGCCCATGTAAATGGTTACTATTGTATATTCTTGGTTCAAAAAGTTGCCACCATCCTTTCTTGGACGTACGTGATACATATGATACAACATTTGATTTCAAAAAAGTTGCGTTCTTTTCATGGACGGATATTTTAATCAAACAAATGTCGGGTTTACTTTTAGACTTCGGACATCTTGTGTTTGACGTTTATGCATGAAAAAGAGATTCTTAAATGTCGTGTCATGGTCAATTTAGTCCTCCACCCAGTGAAAGCAGGAGTGAGAAAAATAGGAAATGTTTATCCTTCCCTTGTTTATATTATCTTAGTTGGACGTGAAGCTGAATATGAATCCACTACTCCAAGATGATCTCACAAACTCACGGCTCACAAGGGTTCAAGTTGGCTTTTCCTGATGATTTGTTAGATGATTATTAATTTAGTCCTTAAATACCATTGGGCTTCATTTTTTAATCCGTTTGTCATGGAAGTTCAAGGATGTTTGATTTGATGTCCTAACTTCAAGCCCAATCGAAAGTTGTTGGGTCAGCTTCCGCCTGAAATCTATCTACGCTTTAAATGGAGTTGGCAAAATGTTCTTGTCCAAATATATAACAACAACTACTGCAGAAAGATATGCAACGTCTCTGGCTTAAAATAAAACTTACCATCACCTTCCCCGAGAATGAATTCTTTGTTCAAAAATTAGGAATCTATCGTAGAGTAGAGATCCAGAATTATAGGTGTGTATAAAACAGTGATAGCATTTTAATATAAATCAATCTTTGAATTTAATCTTAATCTCATTCAAAAACTTTAGATATACATATCCCATGAAAGGTGAACACTGTTCTGATCTCTTAATCTCACGCGTTTAGGTTGCGTTTGTGATGTTTAAAATCACAGCGTTGGGGACTATAGTCCTAAAACTTGACACATTGTACAACAAAAAGAGTCAGTCTAACAGGCGTTCAATATCCATTGGGCACTCGTAAAAATACATTTTCAGtgtcatatttttaaaaatattagaTTAATTAGGGAAAGTAAATTAATATAAGGAAGGGTGGGtaagattaaatagaaaaagtacatAAATGTAAGAAATAATTGTTAGTTTTAGAGAATATCCTCGAGCTTATGtatattttgttttattcatAGCATTAGACCTTTTCCTACATAGAATTGTTGTTTGATCCATATTGGTGAACCTTCTCCCTATAAAAGATTAAAAGGGATCATCTGCTGTGTCTCAGTTACATTTCACATTCGAGTAAATTGGTATAGAAGAATAATGGCaacaataaatcaaatattcTTGTTCATAGGGATATTGGTGAGCCTTGTTCTTGCTGCACATGCGAATTCTGGCTCTGCCACTTGCTACACTCTGTTTAACCGTAAGTGTTTTGTAAACAATTACATGAAATTCATCATTAAAGCTAAAATGCAGAAGGAAAGTTTaaccttttaaattttttttaaactccaTGTGACCTATATCTATCAGGTTTTCTTAGATTACTACAAGTAGGCATGTCAATGGGTAGGGTCTGGGTTGGATCTCTTTGATCCAATTCTAGATCCATTTAATTTAGTTAAACCCAGACTCAGATCAGATCCTTTTAGATTTGAAAAAGTAAATCCATATCCAAATTCTCATTGATTTAGGTATCCAATGGGTATCCATGGATATTTTCTGAACACACTAAAGtaaaaatgtataaaaaatGTATAGAGttcatatataatataaataccatccaatttttgttttcaaataataaaaataacattcaacaaGTTGAATGCAATATTATGAACTTAAAGAAAAAACTATTATTGACTACTTctgtataatttcaaaaatttaactGCATTCACatccaaaattttcatttatttgcctttaccttttctccttttcctgAAAAAGTTTGCATCAATTACAATGACAACTACaattagtttttaaaaaagaaaacaataataacatatataaatattcaacattattaaaaaaatgtaattttgtgGAACTAATTAGTGTTTTATTAGGTTAAGAACGTATCATTTAATCTAACAGTCATGAAATCTTACATTAAATGACCATAGaatattagattattttataaacttactaatatatattatttaattaaatatacaTGAGTTTGGATAGGGTTTGATATGAGTTTGGATTTAGATATGGATTTTAGAAACCCAGATTCTACCCAGACCCATGACTCTCTCACAGGGTTTGGGTCTGATAGAATctgaatttgaaaaattaaatctaaACCCTACCAAAATGTATTGGATCTGAGTATAACTCGACCCATGGACATGCCTAATTACAAGCTTGACCTCCTTTGATTATTTCACCTAATTATTCATTTTGATTTGAATAATCAGTGCTTTTTGATGTTCTCGCTTACTTTTacatctaaattttttatttttacatagttaaaaaaatacatttttagaATTTATCAAAGAGTAGTTTTAGCTGATTCTGATTAATTCCCTGTAATCACTTCCTATAATCAACTTATCTAAAATGTACAACAGAAAAGAACAAGCCCTACGTTCGAAAACATGAGATTAAGAAACCTGAAATGATCAAAACGAAATTTGTTTTTGCAGCTTCAGCGTGTTGTGGGTATGACGCCCCAACTGGTCTGATTGCTTCTGCTAGTCCTGAAATATGGGAAAATCGTGCTGCCTGTGGCAAAAGATATCGCATAACTTGCACTGCTGGAACCAACCTAGGCGTGCCAGAGCCATGCAGTGGTCAGTAAGAGTGTTGAAGTTACAGTACAGTAGTTGATTTCTGTCCTGGTTGTCCAGCCACATTTGATCTCAGTCCAGATGCATTTGCCGTCATTGCAGCTGTTGATGAGGGGCGTACCCTGATTGAATACGATCAGTAAGTCCATTTAcagtagaggtggcaaaatggacggatgggcgggatttgcttggatTTGAGATGGAATCGAGTCGTATGAGTTTGGACCCAACCTTatccatatgtgttttgggactaacttgggcgggatcaatttGGGATGGGTTTACATTGAttccgcccaatacccaaatctattttctacatatttttttcttttaattcattttttattttttatataactttaatattttttatttattaaatttcttttagttttattaaataaacatacAAGTGCTTTATATTCAGGATTCCCACCAAAatttggattaacaaataaaggaaaagatagatatacagccatattccaacatatattaAGATGGCCAAGGCACTTagggtgttgaatatttatcctcatcattgtccaaggatgacaggtTTAAACTGACTGAAATgttggaaattcttgtggataatgattAGGAAGACTGCTAGATTATATTCGctagtatgactataaaaattgttaaagataatttttgaatctaagactctgtttggattggctattttttcaaaaaataaaattttcaaatacagtgttacagtaatatacaataactcaaaaaacatcccatccacattagtatatcaaatattttaaaaaaaattatagtaaaattttttcatAGACACtgttacaataaaatatttcaaaaacacccccaaaaacagctaatccaaacggagcccttgctatttgagcccaatgggtacccaagtattttccaaaatttcccatcaattaatgggtataattgggatttgtcccattttaaacccaatatcaaattcCAATACCCAACCCGCCCAAAGTCCCCATGGGCATGGGTAACctattgggacttgggacaaattgccacctctaattTACAGTTATTAATTTTATGTGAATTAGATTACGGAATTATAATCTCGTTTATCCCCTTCATTCTTCATCTAATGAAGGAATTGCAGAGTTTGAAATCTCCTACAAGCATCAAATGATGAGGATCGAAGTCAGAAGTCGATGATCATATGTCGAAGATTCAACAAAAGTAGTATAAGATCAACTACATGGAAACTGGGAACTTCTTTTATTCTGTGTGgcagcactttttttttttttttcttttttaatgctCTTTTGCAGTATTGAATTCTTTTTTTCCCACACGATACAGTTATTTGTGTGGGGAAAAAAATTCCAATAGTGACATCATGGAGGAAGATAGGGTTGATATCATCTGGGAGTCGAGGTTGGCTGCCTAATTATGGTATTGAGAAACTGGGTCTCCGACGGCGCAAGGAGATAAATATTATTCAATAAATGCTACACCATGTCCAGGAGGAAATTGAGGAAAGTAGTCCAAGGTTGCCACAGGCAGatatttcccctttttttttcttcccagaAAAAGAAGCACACGACCTAAATTATTCTAATTCGAGAAATATTTCTTTGTATATTTCATCTTCCTcgattgcctttttttttttttgggttctcgAAAGTTATGAAAATCAGAAACCAACAATTAACTCAAGAATCaaacataaataaaataaaaacaatcgACACAGCAAATTGTCATTAGGGTTCTACATTTCCGTGATAGATTACCACTTACTTGGGATTTCTGTTGCACAATGGGCGATTACTTCTCTTAATTGAGCACTGGAAATGGGATAATACCGTGCATTAGACGCTTAAGTCCTTAAAAATTTTGGTCCCTCTTAGCTGTAGCCTGGCCAGAAAGAAATTCTTAGTCCTTTGGTATTTAAGAAACTTAAGCAATGGATGGAAGATACTTTTAACATGTTAATTATCTACATCagattaatattttttttagtttttcctTATAAAAGCAAAATACCTTGGAAGTAACAAGAATTTGACATAGACGCTTACCCGTTTATCAAGTGAATCTAACAAAATTATACTGGTTAATGACTTGAGGTCCCTTAACTATTTGCTCAGTGTCACTCTAGCCCCCAAGTTTTAGTGGGAACTCTATGTTTGGACCTTCAATcttgaagggaaaaaaaaataggaaatcCATATACAAGAAAATTAGATTGTTGTCTATTATGGGCTTCATTTTAAcgtttttatttcttaattagaGTAGCTAATATGTCTGTTCTATTTTTCTCCTCACAAACTTGGAGTGGAACCATGTTGAAAAAATCAGATActattgctcaaaaaaaaaaaaatactacaatTAAGAGGGTTTGTTCACCACAGTAATAGTAAACCAAAAGTTCAGGGACCATTTGGAGTCCCTAACCAAAATTTTATAGACTTAGGCCACAGCCAATCCTTTGCAACGTTTCATCTATAAAAGGTACAAACCTCGCCTGGTTTGCTCATCAACCTAAAACTCAAAGAGTGAATTGTTTCAATTTATATGATGCTTTTCGGAGAGGAGAGAATGGGAGCCACAATGCGAGTTGTTATGATGATTGGGATGGTGGCAAGTCTTGTTTCCATTGCTCATGCAGCTACGGGAACGGCCACTTTCTACACACCACCTTATGTTCGTAAGTTTTCTGTAAACTGCTCTATATGTTCATTATTCATAGCCAAAGATCTAGCAATGCTGAAGAGAATACGTTTCGTAGCCAACAAAGTTCTAGCTATTCTCAGGAGATGGATTACTTCAAATAACTGTGCAAGTCACTTGCAATTTTATAGAAAGATTTCACTAAACATTTGCAAGCTCAGAACGTTGAAAACGGAAGCAACTGTAATATATCCTCAGCTGTTACGAGTCATGGAAGCATTCCATTGGCATTGCTGCATTTGTTATCTGCCTTATTAAAGCATGACCTTAATCCACATGACCTATGTTAAATCTCGTTCATCGCTTCTTTCTTAAACCAGCCTCTTCTTGCTATGGCTACCAAAACAATGGGGTGATGATTGCTGCTGCAAGTGACACAATATGGAACAATAGGAAAGCTTGTGGGAAAACGTGCACTGTTAGATGCACGGGACCTACAAACCAGGGGATCCCACAGCCATGCAGGGGTAGTGTTGTGGTTAAAATTGTTGATTACTGTCCTCCCGGTTGTGCTGGAACCATTGATCTCTCCAAAGAAGCattttccaaaattgcaaatCCAGATGCTGGAAAAGTTAAAATCGAATATAACTGGTAAGCCTCTTATATATCttggcaaaatttctcttcagaTAACCAtgcagtattttttttttatttaataatacatatctttattattatttttttgactttttcagCGTTTAAACTTTTGATTGGAATCAGAAAGCTCCCAGAAGTCCAATAAATGATGTTTAGAAATAAGTAGCTTCCCTGTGGGATTTTATATGGTACAAGATTTATGTATGAGCTACTACTGAGTAGCATATATGTGTCAAAAAATATAATAACCAGCAAAAAGCTGTCGAAGCTGTTTGGTGCATTAAACCAGGCAATATTATTCCCTTCTCCTACAAATTGTATGCGTTAGTAACATAAAGAGATAGTAAATTCTTTCTATCTGCCTATCTAGAATTGCAGCAAGAAAGGAGAATTCAACTCATCTTCTTAAAGTAGGAGCCAGACTTTCACCTGACTTCATCTTAAATCAAAGGGATGGTgataaaacaatttttttttttaaaaaaaaaagggaaaagagcaAAGTCAGGGAGGAAGATGTGTTTGATTTGATATCCTGTTCGTGGCTGCTATACCGTAACTCTATAAGGCCAAATTGTCCAATTTCCATGTCTCTTCTCAAGTCCTACAGTACTTGTTCTCACTTTGACTGTAAAAGGAAGATAGTGTAGATTGGTGAatcaaataaattaaattaatttcagtAGAGTAGATTGGTTCAATGGTTTGGTGCTGCTTGTTAAATGTACAAAGAAAAAACAGTACAAATTAACAGATTGAAAATATCCACAAAAGCATAAGGGTATAGAACTTTGACCAATCATATAAATTTATTGCAGTTAGAAT is part of the Coffea eugenioides isolate CCC68of chromosome 6, Ceug_1.0, whole genome shotgun sequence genome and encodes:
- the LOC113773613 gene encoding RING-H2 finger protein ATL56-like yields the protein MSFPHSRDCSILIPIHIPGNQETTGCNLTRQLKKPAATNQRFAALVLLHILLTTTAVHRHRRRRQTRRSFSRTSSLYSMQDLYDLLPHLNYSASEQTTMDCAICLEGFKEGELSRKLPDCNHLFHLNCVDNWLTKKPNCPVCRTRVQLHSGASRSRDSDDDGKFWWPVGA
- the LOC113773614 gene encoding EG45-like domain containing protein, encoding MATINQIFLFIGILVSLVLAAHANSGSATCYTLFNPSACCGYDAPTGLIASASPEIWENRAACGKRYRITCTAGTNLGVPEPCSATFDLSPDAFAVIAAVDEGRTLIEYDHYLCGEKNSNSDIMEEDRVDIIWESRLAA
- the LOC113776501 gene encoding EG45-like domain containing protein — encoded protein: MGATMRVVMMIGMVASLVSIAHAATGTATFYTPPYVPSSCYGYQNNGVMIAAASDTIWNNRKACGKTCTVRCTGPTNQGIPQPCRGSVVVKIVDYCPPGCAGTIDLSKEAFSKIANPDAGKVKIEYNCV